In Chitinispirillum alkaliphilum, the genomic window CGCCTGCTCATCATCCCCGCTTCGGGCAAGAACGGCTGCATATTCAACCACTATCTGCGGGTGTTGAGCAAAGAAATCGGGAAGATTGCGGTAGCCGACCAGTGCTTCTCTGTAGTTTCCCTCGATAAAGCTTTCGCGCGCATAAAGCAGCTCTATAAATGAAAACTGAGGGAGAACAGCCCTGGCATTAGCGAGCCTTTGAAGTGAGTTTGGGTCCTGATTTATAAAACCGGCAATCGATAAATAGAGCTCCTTTTCTCCTTCAAGCGGCTTGATTTTTCCCTTCTCAATAGAAGAGATAAGATTGTGAATCTTTTCAAGATCATTTTTGGATCTGAAAACAGAGGCCAGCATTACTCTGGCCTTAAAACTAAGCAGCCTTTCTGATTCAATAAACCCAAGCTCTGAGACAAGGGATTCTGCCTTACTCAGGTCTCTTTGCAAAAGGGCGAATCCGGCATGTTCCAGTTGAACATTACTGGTGTACATACCAAGCCGGTATGCTTCATTAAAAATGGAATCGATTTTCAGGTATTCGCGATTCATTGCCAAATAGTAAGCGAGTGTGAGATACCCCTGCTCATCAAGTTGCTTTTCCTTACGGCAGTTTTCAAGATAGGAGATGGCCTTGTCTCTTTGCCCTTTTCCCGCGTAGGCACCGGCGATTTTTACACAGAGAGCAGAGGTGGGACTCTTTTTCCGGGCGTTTTTCCAATGGGTGATACTTGAATCGTATTCACCGAAAAGGATAAAAAGGTCACCAAGAGTTTCATGGGATTTACCTGAATCGGGGATCTGATCATAAAGGGAGAGAGCGTGCTGCAGCGCCTGATCCGACTCGGAAAAATGGTGAAGAGCGCTTAAAGCAACAAGGATATCAAATGTCTTTAAACCATTGTCCCAGGCTGACTGTGTATGAATGAAGGCAAGGTTGCGGTTTGATGTGCTTTTTGCTGCAGCCCAGTGGTAGAGAGGATTGGAACCGTCCATGTCAATGGCTCTTTTATAATAGGAATAGGCTTGTCTTAAGTTATTGGCCTCAAACTGTTTATTTCCCCTGACAAAAGCCTCTTCGTGAGATAGGCCGCCACAGCAGAACATAGTTATGAATATCAACAAGCACACTACATTCAGTAATTGATATTTTTTTTTCATAATTCCTATCCGTTAGATAAAGTTATTGATTTTAAGCAGAGCCTTCCATATATTACCTTGAAAT contains:
- a CDS encoding tetratricopeptide TPR_2 repeat-containing protein, giving the protein MKKKYQLLNVVCLLIFITMFCCGGLSHEEAFVRGNKQFEANNLRQAYSYYKRAIDMDGSNPLYHWAAAKSTSNRNLAFIHTQSAWDNGLKTFDILVALSALHHFSESDQALQHALSLYDQIPDSGKSHETLGDLFILFGEYDSSITHWKNARKKSPTSALCVKIAGAYAGKGQRDKAISYLENCRKEKQLDEQGYLTLAYYLAMNREYLKIDSIFNEAYRLGMYTSNVQLEHAGFALLQRDLSKAESLVSELGFIESERLLSFKARVMLASVFRSKNDLEKIHNLISSIEKGKIKPLEGEKELYLSIAGFINQDPNSLQRLANARAVLPQFSFIELLYARESFIEGNYREALVGYRNLPDFFAQHPQIVVEYAAVLARSGDDEQALALLSNMHRQKTFTRNSLELFRDLAIRNNLIHEGSSAQAVLEKLYANDVEVRYASAIIATQKGQLEKALGIMSRLYEEYPGKNQFGISKLRILYFKEDYSAIVEMCRTTTIPITLYGPVLARAFRKLGKNDLARSTYRDIISEDKNLITLLEYAQFNAIIGDFDEAVIVFDKIRHTFSEDLEKDSTKYAVILNNLAWSLLQSNQNPSLAQKIAEKANELLPGNIQIANTYATALLANRKYRRCISYIQNHPHASKSIRLMLHLARAFEKRGDINRAVRTYRDIWTKMNEEDNSQAPVTLQWLEEKITTLTTR